GGCACCCTGGCGCCGGTCACCGCGGTCAGCTTCTATCCGGCCAAGCCGCTCGGCGGCTACGGCGACGGCGGCGCCATCCTCACCGACGACGATGGGCGCGCCGACCTGCTGCGCTCGCTCCGCGTCCACGGCGAGGGCGGCGGGCAATACGACATCGTCCGCATCGGCCGCAACGCTCGCCTTGACACGCTGCAGGCCGCCATTCTGCTCGCCAAGCTGGAGGCGTTCGCGGAGGATCTGGCGGCGCGCAACGCCGTCGCCGGCTGGTATGACTGTCGCCTGGACGGCATTGTCGCGACCCCTGGCCGGCCGCCGGAGACGCAAAGCGCCTGGGCCCAGTACACGCTGGTGCTCGACTCCGGCGAGCGCGATCGGGTGCGGAACCGGCTCAAGGCCGAGGGCGTGCCCACCATGGTGTACTATCCGGCGCCGCTGCATCTGCAGCCGGCGTTCGCCCGCTTCGGCGGCGGGAGCGGCTCCCTGCCGGTCAGCGAGGATCTGTGCCGGCGGGTGGTGAGCCTTCCCATCCATCCCGACCTGGACGAAGGCACGGTCGACCGCATCGCCGAGGCGGTGCGTCGCGCCGTTGCCTGACGGCGTCCATTCCGGGCCGCGCTCGGGCGCCCCTCCGACCATCGCGTTCGTGCTGCCGTCCTTCGCCGGCGGCGGCGCCGAACGGGTGATCCTCACTCTCATCGCCCGCCTCGATCGCACCCGCTTCCACCCCCACCTCATCGTCCTCGACGCCCACGGCCCGCTGGCGTCGTGCGTTCCCGCCGATATACCCGTCATCACCCTCGGCCAT
This Rhodospirillales bacterium DNA region includes the following protein-coding sequences:
- a CDS encoding DegT/DnrJ/EryC1/StrS family aminotransferase encodes the protein MPFVDLKAQYARLKPGIDARIHAVLDHGRYILGPEVAELEAELCRVSGARHAVGVASGTDALLVALMAESIGPGDAVFLPAFTFPATAEVVCCVGAEPVFAEVEAETFNIDVADLERRIDAVRRKGRLRPRAVIAVDLYGLPADYDAVRAVSDRHGLFVIADAAQSFGARRGGRGVGTLAPVTAVSFYPAKPLGGYGDGGAILTDDDGRADLLRSLRVHGEGGGQYDIVRIGRNARLDTLQAAILLAKLEAFAEDLAARNAVAGWYDCRLDGIVATPGRPPETQSAWAQYTLVLDSGERDRVRNRLKAEGVPTMVYYPAPLHLQPAFARFGGGSGSLPVSEDLCRRVVSLPIHPDLDEGTVDRIAEAVRRAVA